From a single Miscanthus floridulus cultivar M001 chromosome 8, ASM1932011v1, whole genome shotgun sequence genomic region:
- the LOC136474077 gene encoding protein FLX-like 3, which produces MAWQPWSNNGHRNSPSNSLAGRVPGPMHLLPSQEELAVRCEEIRRIAADNTLVLEDIRRIFQTNWAIEDEIHMLTKQTIPILRLDNEMEYRDIIQGGMQLEEQMRALKPIKAEVLLLSSEKMELEALRKELSVKVQSLYKELEQIRFENKQIPAIREGLHDIQEEILRARMAYEHEKRGKIELLEQSQAIERDFINKKMKAQRLRSELEKRRSGVFKHHAFGSYCNR; this is translated from the exons ATggcttggcaaccttggagcaaTAATGGCCATAGAAATTCCCCTTCAAATTCATTAGCTGGAAGAGTTCCTGGACCCATGCATCTGCTCCCTTCCCAGGAGGAGCTTGCAGTTCGTTGTGAAGAAATTCGTAGAATTGCTGCTGATAATACTCTTGTGCTAGAGGATATTcggagaattttt CAAACAAACTGGGCGATTGAAGACGAGATCCATATGCTTACCAAACAAACCATTCCCATACTTCGTCTTGATAATGAAATGGAATACAGGGATATTATCCAGGGAGGTATGCAATTAGAGGAACAGATGCGTGCTCTTAAACCTATCAAGGCAGAAGTGTTGCTCCTAAGTTCTGAAAAGATGGAGTTGGAAGCTTTGCGAAAAGAGCTATCTGTGAAGGTCCAGTCATTGTACAAGGAGCTGGAGCAGATCCGATTCGAGAACAAGCAGATACCTGCTATAAGAGAAGGGTTGCATGATATACAAGAGGAGATTTTGAGGGCCAG GATGGCGTATGAGCATGAGAAACGAGGAAAAATCGAGCTTCTTGAGCAGAGTCAGGCCATAGAGAGAGATTTTATCAACAAAAAAATGAAAGCACAGAGGTTACGGTCAGAGCTGGAGAAGAGGAGGTCTGGTGTGTTCAAGCATCATGCATTTGGCTCATACTGTAACAGATAG
- the LOC136474075 gene encoding uncharacterized protein, with protein MDPASKELERRSRYLSSLIRRTKLSAAPQPEPEPEPEVAPPNPEPEPETEVGKRGEAKAAEPVAEEEEKREAKEAGDGKGKEIKGKDDGGPKEEDGSRKVSVRVRAADMPLPLQRRAVRLAYEAIAAMPRLDSKRLALALKKEFDTAYGPAWHCIVGTSFGSYVTHSLGGFLYFSVDKAYVLLFRTAVEPLDHPR; from the exons ATGGATCCGGCGTCCAAGGAGCTCGAGCGCCGCAGCCGCTATCTCAGCTCGCTCATCCGCCGCACTAAGCTCAGCGCCGCCCctcagccggagccggagcccgaGCCCGAGGTGGCGCCACCGAatccggagccggagccggagactGAGGTTGGGAAGCGCGGGGAGGCCAAGGCGGCGGAGCCagtggccgaggaggaggagaagcgggagGCCAAAGAGGCGGGGGACGGGAAGGGGAAAGAGATCAAGGGGAAGGACGACGGGGGTCCCAAGGAGGAGGACGGCAGCAGGAAGGTGTCGGTGCGGGTGCGCGCGGCCGACATGCCCCTGCCGCTGCAGCGCCGCGCGGTCCGGCTCGCCTACGAAGCCATCGCCGCCATGCCGCGCCTCGACAGCAAGCGCCTCGCCCTCGCGCTCAAGAAG GAATTTGATACGGCATATGGTCCTGCTTGGCATTGCATTGTTGGAACTAGCTTTGGTTCCTATGTCACTCACTCTCTGGGAGGTTTCTTGTACTTCTCTGTCGATAAGGCTTATGTTCTTCTCTTCAGAACCGCTGTTGAGCCACTAGACCATCCGCGATGA
- the LOC136474076 gene encoding non-specific lipid transfer protein GPI-anchored 7-like, producing MRPLEHLAALLLLAVVVDTVSCRHHHAPAGAPHGVAPSQHLLPCLEELLPCTAYLKTTKHPSATCCTAMHNAAAAEMPCLCRLFADPELLATFNVTREQMFKLPARCGLPVGCRTGTSSHEPVVEAPPPPAPVQQHRHQHGASSRGDEFRSIWSLIASLVLGQMVPMAALF from the exons atgcgtcCACTCGAGCACCTcgccgcgctcctcctcctcgccgtcgtcgtcgacaCCGTCTCCTGCCGCCACCATCATGCCCCGGCGGGCGCCCCGCACGGCGTGGCCCCGTCACAGCACCTGCTGCCGTGCCTTGAGGAGCTGCTGCCATGCACGGCGTACCTCAAGACCACCAAGCACCCCTCGGCCACGTGCTGCACGGCCATGCACAACGCCGCGGCGGCCGAGATGCCGTGCCTGTGCCGCCTCTTCGCCGACCCGGAGCTGCTCGCCACCTTCAACGTCACCAGGGAGCAGATGTTCAAGCTCCCCGCCCGTTGCGGCCTCCCCGTCGGCTGCCGCACCGGGACCTCCTCCCACGAGCCTG TCGTggaagcgccgccgccgcccgccccggTGCAGCAGCACCGCCACCAGCACGGTGCCTCGTCGAGGGGTGACGAGTTCAGGAGCATCTGGAGCCTGATCGCGTCGTTGGTTTTGGGCCAGATGGTCCCCATGGCTGCACTATTTTAA